ATCTGCCAGAACCCTCACTTCTCTGACGACCGACTGGGCTGGTCTCGCTCTGCTCTTGCCCCTGGCAAATGAGACTATGCAATAGGAGCAGTAGTTGTCGCACCCTTCCTGAATCTTTACGAAAGCTCGAGTATGATTGCAGAAGCTGTGTATGCATTCTGAGGTTTCCACACCGAACAGTCTCTTGAACTCGACCGATCTGTCCGAGTTGGGGACAAGACGATCGACTCCAGGAATGGCCATGATCGCATCAGGATTAACCTGAGCAAAACAGCCCGTAACAACCACCATGGGCTTGGGGCTCATCTTTGCAGCCCTTCTTATGAGGTTCCTCGACTGCCTGTCGGTCTTTGATGTGACAGTACAGGTATTTATGACCCTGATGTCAGCGTCAGCACCTGGCTCAACAACTTCGTAAAGGGGCGAGCGGCTGAACGCTTCGATAAGCACCTGTGTGTCGTATTGATTCAGCTTACAGCCGAGAGTCTGAAACGAAACCCTTTTCATGCTCGCCTTTTCCCCTATGTCGGAACAGCCTTACATTTTGCCTGACAGCTCACTCATTCTAATAGCCCTGCTCTGCACTGTCAACTCACATTCTCCCCATTCCCATTCTGGAAGTACGAAGTACGAATTGCAGAGAACGAAGAGGTAACTCAGGCCTACTAACCCCCGACCGTAGGAACTCAGACTTTTTCTTTGACAGACCCGCCCAGAGTTGCTAAGCTTGTATTGCGTGATCAGAAGGAGGAGTCAGTTGTACCCCAAAGACCGAGGAGGAGAAATGAGGCAGAAGCAAATCAAGATGTTACAGATTGTATGTATGAACTTTGCTTTCTGTATCCTTTTTGCTGGTCTCTTATGGGCAGGGGCTGACGTAAGAGTCAATCAGGATCCAGGCTTCCTTCTTCAGAATGAGGCGAGCATTACCATAAATCCCTTCACGCCAGGCAACTTGGTTGTCGCCTATAATGAAGACCCCTCTGGTCCGGGTGGTATGGGGCAGGGAATTGGAATAAGTTATACCTTTGACGGAGGGGTGATGTGGGGAGATACTCACGTTGCTGAAGTTTGGAACATTGAAGGTGATCCATCAGTAGACGCCGACCTTAATGGAACCATCTTCGCGGGGTTTATGTCCTACAATGGATTCTTCACAGACACTAATGGGATCTATGTGGCATTTTCCAATGACGGTGGGCTAACTTAGTCTACACCTGTTGCGGTTGACCTTCATCTGAATAGCCCCGCGAATCCAGGCCCCTTTACTGACAAATGCTTTCTGTGCGTTGATAACAATCCGGGAAGTCCCAATGTCGGCAATGTCTATATCACCTGGCAAAGAGACAATATAAATGGCGTGAACTCTGATGTCTATTTTTCTGCCTCCTACAATGGTGGTGTAAGCTTCACAGCTCCACAAAGAATAAGCGATCTGGCTCCTACCGTTAGCCAATGTGTTGGGCAGGTTCCAAAAGCTGCGCCTAATGGAGACGTATATGTTGTGTGGGGAGATTTCCCTCTTTCAGGTCATACCACAGGGTACTTATTCTTCGACAGGTCCACAAATGGTGGCACCACGTGGGGAACGGATGTTCTCATAGACAGCTTCTTTGTCGTCCCGCGGTTTCCAAATGCCCCATCAAATAATTCTTTCTACGTCCGAAGCTATCCTACCCTCGGGGTGGATCCACAGAATAGTAATGATGTTTACGTGGGCGTTGCCGCAGACCCTGATGGTATTGGCGGACCGGATGATGGAGATATATTCTTGTGGGCGTCTCATAATGGCGGGGCAACCTGGGGTCTTCCTGTTCTGGTGAACGATGATGGACTGCCCTGTGGCCAGTTCCAGCCATGGTTGGATGTGAGATGGGACGGCGCAATAGACATTGTTTGGCTCGATAGAAGAGTCGACTTCAATGACGAGGATTTTGAAATCATGTTCGCCCGCAGCACTGATGGAGGGAATACATTTTCACCCAACATTCCTGTCAG
This genomic stretch from candidate division TA06 bacterium harbors:
- a CDS encoding T9SS type A sorting domain-containing protein, encoding MNSDVYFSASYNGGVSFTAPQRISDLAPTVSQCVGQVPKAAPNGDVYVVWGDFPLSGHTTGYLFFDRSTNGGTTWGTDVLIDSFFVVPRFPNAPSNNSFYVRSYPTLGVDPQNSNDVYVGVAADPDGIGGPDDGDIFLWASHNGGATWGLPVLVNDDGLPCGQFQPWLDVRWDGAIDIVWLDRRVDFNDEDFEIMFARSTDGGNTFSPNIPVSDTIIPLLPDPNGWMGEYIGIDVDSATAYIAWTDTRLGDRDIFFDAFSLPTGTPMVRTDRQAPQVFSLSQNYPNPFRNSTIIQYALPQNCNVRLEVYNTAGQRVIVLVDREERAGYRSVRLDTNLMSPGVYFYKLRTSDFLASKKFIVIR